Proteins from one Nicotiana tabacum cultivar K326 chromosome 23, ASM71507v2, whole genome shotgun sequence genomic window:
- the LOC107782713 gene encoding hypothetical protein At1g04090-like — MASFSSTRTLLCLQSHTHLLLKNMLVVSCIILVSALPLRMSCSSLPFKDSTMGSNLNATSLLDNVSRKNSMSIPIHTHFQLPSPLPRWPSGEGFASGVIDLGGLLVSQVSLLTKVWATHEGGPDNLGATFFEPSNLPNGFFMLGSYSQPNNMPLFGWILAGKDTSGGALKMPSDYALVWSSQKLKINQDGVGYIWLPIPPEGYKAIGHVVTTSPQKPSLDKVRCVRADLTDVSESHDWIWGTNGLNVYSSRPRDRGTQALGVSTGAFMAQNNGAADSLACLKNVKANLSAMPNLNQVKALVQAYSPLIYFHPNEEFYPSSVTWFFQNGALLYTKGQESSPVGIQPTGSNLPQGGSNDGAYWLDLPSDNAAKANVKRGDLLGATAYLHIKPMFGATCTDIAVWLFYPFNGAAKAKLEFMTISLGKIGEHVGDWEHVTLRISNFNGELQGVYLSEHSGGIWVSTSQLEFQNGNKPVVYSSLHGHAAYPKPGQNLQGSGDVGIRNDTGKGKLMDTGGNFLVVGAEYLGTTIVEPPWLNYAREWGPKISYDISKELNKVERFMPGKLKRAVEKIVRSLPNEVLGEQGPTGPKFKDMWNGDERG; from the exons ATGGCGTCATTTTCTTCGACACGTACTCTACTGTGCCTTCAATCTCACACTCACCTACTTCTCAAG AATATGCTTGTTGTCTCTTGCATTATTTTAGTCTCAGCGCTTCCTTTAAGAATGAGTTGTTCAAGTCTTCCCTTCAAAGATTCAACCATGGGAAGCAACTTAAATGCAACTTCTTTGCTGGATAATGTTTCAAGAAAGAACAGCATGTCAATCCCAATTCATACTCACTTTCAGCTTCCTTCTCCATTGCCCAGGTGGCCTTCAG GTGAAGGCTTTGCAAGTGGAGTCATTGATCTTGGAGGATTACTTGTGTCCCAAGTATCGTTGTTAACTAAAGTTTGGGCTACCCATGAAGGTGGACCAGATAATCTTGGAGCTACGTTTTTTGAACCATCAAATTTACCAAATGGATTCTTTATGCTTGGTTCCTATAGCCAACCTAACAATATGCCCCTTTTCGGATGGATTCTTGCTGGAAAAGATACATCAGGAGGTGCCCTAAAGATGCCATCTGATTACGCGCTAGTATGGAGTAGTCAGAAGTTGAAAATTAATCAGGACGGTGTTGGCTATATCTGGCTGCCAATACCTCCTGAGGGCTATAAAGCCATAggccatgttgtcacgacctcgCCTCAGAAGCCTTCTCTGGATAAAGTCCGTTGTGTTCGTGCTGATCTTACCGATGTATCTGAAAGTCATGATTGGATTTGGGGCACCAATGGCTTGAATGTTTACTCTTCAAGACCTAGAGACAGGGGAACACAAGCTTTAGGAGTGTCAACAGGTGCTTTTATGGCTCAGAACAATGGAGCTGCAGACTCACTAGCTTGTTTAAAAAATGTCAAAGCTAATTTATCTGCTATGCCAAATTTGAACCAAGTTAAAGCTTTGGTTCAAGCATACTCTCCATTGATTTACTTTCATCCTAATGAAGAGTTCTACCCCTCATCAGTAACTTGGTTTTTCCAGAATGGAGCATTATTATACACCAAAGGACAAGAATCTTCACCGGTTGGTATTCAGCCAACAGGTTCAAATCTTCCCCAAGGTGGTTCGAATGATGGTGCTTACTGGTTGGACCTCCCAAGTGATAATGCAGCAAAAGCTAATGTCAAGAGAGGAGATTTGCTGGGTGCCACAGCCTACTTACACATTAAACCAATGTTTGGCGCAACGTGTACTGATATTGCTGTGTGGCTATTTTACCCTTTCAATGGCGCTGCAAAGGCTAAACTCGAGTTCATGACTATTTCATTGGGAAAAATTGGAGAGCACGTTGGCGATTGGGAGCATGTTACATTGAGGATTAGCAACTTCAATGGAGAGTTACAAGGCGTATACTTGTCGGAACACAGTGGAGGCATTTGGGTAAGTACTTCGCAGCTTGAATTCCAAAATGGTAACAAACCTGTGGTGTATTCATCGTTGCACGGACACGCTGCTTATCCGAAACCAGGACAGAATTTGCAAGGCAGTGGAGATGTAGGAATCAGAAATGATACAGGAAAGGGGAAGTTGATGGATACAGGAGGAAATTTCTTAGTAGTTGGTGCAGAATACTTGGGTACAACTATAGTGGAGCCACCTTGGCTAAATTATGCAAGGGAATGGGGTCCTAAAATCAGCTATGATATATCAAAAGAGCTCAACAAAGTAGAGAGATTTATGCCTGGGAAACTTAAGAGGGCTGTTGAGAAAATTGTGAGAAGCCTACCAAATGAGGTATTGGGTGAGCAAGGACCAACTGGTCCAAAGTTTAAAGACATGTGGAATGGTGATGAAAGAGGTTGA